One genomic region from Rosa rugosa chromosome 1, drRosRugo1.1, whole genome shotgun sequence encodes:
- the LOC133735229 gene encoding uncharacterized protein LOC133735229, with protein MMFATRRSLADAGKSFSKQIDGVFSSISITRRQLSSNLDGVDCNLAESIETTVRTQQEVIELQGKTDSISTDFRKVQHAVLTLETKINIIEGKQDSTNDGVWRLCDYAKRLENSRTTERIQACIELFL; from the exons ATGATGTTTGCAACAAGACGTAGCTTAGCTGATGCTGGCAAGTCTTTTTCTAAACAGATTGACGGTGTCTTTTCATCGATTTCA ATCACCAGGCGACAATTATCTTCAAACTTGGATGGTGTGGACTGTAATTTAGCTGAGAGTATTGAAACTACTGTTAGGACACAACAGGAG GTTATTGAACTACAAGGAAAAACAGATTCCATCAGCACGGATTTTAGAAAAGTTCAACATGCAGTGCTGACTCTG GAAACTAAGATTAACATAATAGAAGGCAAGCAG GATTCAACTAATGACGGAGTGTGGAGGTTGTGTGACTATGCCAAGAGATTGGAAAATAGCAGAACCACAGAACGTATTCAGGCATGTATTGAACTCTTCCTGTGA